In Haloterrigena turkmenica DSM 5511, a single genomic region encodes these proteins:
- a CDS encoding M99 family carboxypeptidase catalytic domain-containing protein — MQRNALSRRSVLSLAGACAIAGTGATAVGGAQADGTSRESFTIREGTAEETTVYVTSADADGPTAVVVGGVHGNEVGGYTAASAIADWEIGAGTLVTIPEANAVAIERGTRTDDDGIDLNRQFPEGREPETDLARALWSVIVEYDPDIVIDLHESTGIYANDPVDGVGQAIFHSDGEAAAAAADAAEYVTRNYVDDRSLAFQTGPFSSSNTDPRGLLVHKAARDLGTDAFLAETLSTDVPLETRVQWHSAIVERLLTDALRLEATDGDAESDDPDEDTDENETDDGDETNEEAETDDADESGDEDEAAEAPVASIETCPGNGAAMALESGQQVELDASGSYVQGGEIIRYEWDVGQTAQFDETGETITVTVGANARDTVVLRVTSDDGETDTESIALSTD, encoded by the coding sequence ATGCAGCGGAATGCGCTTTCACGACGATCGGTACTGTCACTCGCGGGTGCCTGTGCGATCGCAGGCACCGGCGCGACTGCAGTCGGTGGGGCACAGGCGGACGGAACGTCTCGGGAGTCCTTTACGATCCGCGAGGGAACGGCCGAGGAGACGACGGTCTACGTCACGAGTGCGGACGCCGACGGCCCCACGGCCGTCGTCGTCGGCGGCGTCCACGGCAACGAGGTGGGGGGCTATACGGCCGCGAGCGCGATCGCCGACTGGGAGATCGGTGCCGGAACCCTCGTCACCATCCCCGAAGCGAACGCGGTCGCGATCGAACGCGGGACGCGAACTGACGACGACGGCATCGACTTGAACCGGCAGTTCCCGGAGGGGCGCGAGCCGGAGACCGACCTCGCCCGGGCGCTCTGGAGCGTCATCGTCGAGTACGATCCGGACATCGTAATCGACCTCCACGAGTCGACGGGTATCTACGCGAACGATCCCGTCGACGGCGTCGGACAGGCGATCTTCCACTCCGACGGCGAGGCAGCCGCGGCCGCAGCCGATGCGGCCGAGTACGTCACCCGCAACTACGTCGACGACCGGTCGCTCGCCTTCCAGACCGGGCCGTTCTCCAGCTCCAACACCGACCCGAGAGGGTTGCTCGTCCACAAGGCCGCCCGCGACCTCGGCACCGACGCGTTCCTCGCGGAGACGCTCTCGACCGACGTTCCCCTCGAGACGCGCGTCCAGTGGCACTCGGCGATCGTCGAGCGGTTGCTGACCGACGCACTTCGACTCGAGGCGACCGACGGCGACGCCGAGTCCGACGATCCGGACGAGGATACCGACGAGAACGAGACCGACGACGGCGACGAGACGAACGAGGAGGCCGAGACTGACGACGCAGACGAGTCCGGCGACGAAGACGAGGCGGCGGAAGCGCCCGTCGCGTCGATCGAAACCTGTCCCGGAAACGGCGCCGCGATGGCCCTCGAGTCCGGACAGCAGGTCGAGCTCGACGCGTCGGGATCGTACGTCCAGGGCGGCGAGATCATCCGCTACGAGTGGGACGTCGGTCAGACGGCGCAGTTCGACGAGACCGGTGAGACGATCACGGTGACCGTCGGCGCGAACGCCCGCGACACGGTCGTGCTGCGCGTGACCAGCGACGACGGCGAGACCGACACGGAATCGATCGCGCTCTCGACGGACTGA
- a CDS encoding polysaccharide deacetylase family protein — protein MSQQRPTRRRVLALSSAAAAAGLAGCTDQLNSVLGGSDDDSDNEETDNESTGQAAALADGVPSLETEYNSREQYRQPGESFDDFSDLSEWEVTRGSGSADQDVVFNGDQSFKLESNGQENIVARLDVSDKDFTDTDLSFAIRTTTPQNITINLQLVDQFGSAKTYSLREITCRSPDVAWFRSSPGVFSQSDYDPSLDALDRLEIQVLHTMDQAEVWIDDMRTHGKPDKGYVMLTWDDGTRDYYETAAPLHDEYGFPAVQAPVPRWVERNDGDSMTVAELQERQDAGDQIVVHGTHDPIHELDDEERIRNRLKHDKQWYINKEFEGADYIVYPHNSYDKASLKHATDYHYCGGFNQSGNINTTSVYGFDPLALPRTIGHDLDIAKRCVNLAAQHRQCTVLNFHAFSEQNTMSETDYAKLLKHIDNADVEVITFDGLWKLRTEQHY, from the coding sequence ATGTCACAGCAGCGACCGACCCGCCGACGAGTTCTCGCACTGTCGAGCGCAGCCGCGGCCGCCGGCCTCGCGGGCTGTACCGATCAGCTCAATTCGGTCCTCGGCGGATCGGACGACGATTCGGATAACGAAGAGACGGACAACGAGTCGACCGGACAGGCGGCGGCGCTGGCCGACGGCGTTCCGTCGCTCGAGACCGAGTACAATAGCCGCGAACAGTACCGCCAGCCCGGCGAGTCGTTCGACGACTTCAGCGATCTCTCCGAGTGGGAGGTCACCCGGGGATCGGGAAGCGCCGACCAGGACGTCGTCTTCAACGGCGACCAGAGCTTCAAACTGGAGTCGAACGGCCAGGAAAATATCGTCGCCCGACTGGATGTGTCGGACAAGGACTTCACCGATACGGACCTCTCGTTCGCGATCCGGACGACGACTCCACAGAACATCACGATCAACCTGCAGCTGGTCGACCAGTTCGGCAGCGCGAAGACGTACTCGCTGCGGGAGATCACCTGCCGGAGCCCGGACGTCGCCTGGTTCCGCTCGAGTCCGGGCGTCTTCTCACAGAGCGACTACGACCCCTCGCTCGACGCCCTGGATCGCCTCGAGATTCAGGTTTTGCACACCATGGACCAGGCCGAGGTCTGGATCGACGACATGCGGACCCACGGCAAGCCGGATAAGGGGTACGTCATGCTGACCTGGGACGACGGCACCCGCGACTATTACGAGACGGCCGCGCCGCTGCACGACGAGTACGGGTTCCCGGCCGTTCAGGCTCCGGTGCCGCGCTGGGTCGAACGAAACGACGGCGACAGCATGACGGTTGCGGAGCTTCAGGAACGGCAGGACGCTGGCGACCAGATCGTCGTCCACGGGACCCACGATCCCATCCACGAACTCGACGACGAGGAGCGGATCCGGAACCGCCTCAAGCACGACAAGCAGTGGTACATCAACAAGGAGTTCGAGGGCGCAGACTACATCGTCTACCCACACAACAGCTACGATAAGGCGAGCCTCAAGCACGCGACCGACTACCACTACTGCGGTGGGTTCAACCAGTCCGGTAACATTAACACGACCAGCGTCTACGGCTTCGATCCGCTGGCGTTACCGCGGACGATCGGCCACGATCTCGACATCGCGAAACGGTGCGTCAATCTCGCCGCCCAGCACCGCCAGTGTACGGTTCTGAACTTCCACGCGTTCTCCGAACAGAACACGATGTCCGAAACCGACTACGCGAAGCTGCTCAAGCACATCGACAACGCCGACGTCGAGGTCATCACGTTCGACGGTCTCTGGAAGCTCCGGACCGAACAGCACTACTGA
- a CDS encoding DUF7344 domain-containing protein produces MNAAHISSEGNAEEETADADERPADEASLSKDDIFHLLQNERRRLVLRYLRGTTEPVRMRDIAEQVAAWEHDTTVEELTSKQRQRVYIPLYQSHLSKLDEAGLIDYQKNRGIVERQPLADMVDQYLQDAPETDSSDEDESDAGLDDYYVGSTVLGFALLLGAVLELPFTTFLSGIALSACILLLFTVSTIKRLLD; encoded by the coding sequence ATGAACGCAGCACATATCAGCTCCGAAGGAAATGCTGAGGAAGAGACGGCCGATGCAGACGAGCGGCCCGCTGACGAGGCGTCGCTCTCCAAAGACGATATCTTCCATCTCCTGCAAAACGAACGCCGTCGGCTGGTTCTCAGGTACCTTCGTGGCACCACTGAGCCCGTGCGTATGCGGGATATCGCCGAACAGGTCGCGGCGTGGGAACACGATACGACCGTCGAGGAGCTCACGTCGAAACAACGCCAGCGCGTCTACATTCCGCTCTACCAGTCCCACCTCTCGAAGCTCGACGAAGCGGGACTCATCGACTATCAGAAGAATCGCGGCATCGTCGAACGGCAACCGCTCGCGGATATGGTCGATCAGTACCTGCAGGACGCTCCGGAGACGGACTCGAGCGACGAGGACGAGTCTGACGCGGGGCTGGACGATTACTATGTCGGCTCGACGGTCCTCGGATTCGCGCTGCTGCTCGGCGCGGTACTCGAACTGCCGTTCACGACGTTCCTCTCTGGAATCGCGCTGAGCGCCTGTATCCTGCTGCTGTTTACGGTATCGACGATCAAACGGCTCCTTGATTGA
- a CDS encoding DUF1616 domain-containing protein, whose protein sequence is MSDSQWWFLDLAAVIAFTGALTFGIVSGIDGVIRTAIALPMVLCLPGYAFVSILFPSEPTDEYQSFDTLKTGLETPRLVSGGLESVERFVLSVVFSIALVPAVTLFASVTPRGITAETVLLGLASLTVVLSLLAIASRYRCPAERRFAPSVSVGSLFFSRERPNVYERLNPRPYNVAIAVGLVVLLASAGFAATNPPQGDGFTELSVETENVTGETDTMYNSTYTAGQAEDLQVTITNQEHAERDYTTVVLLERVEQGDGDEANVTERNELARASVTVADGETRKQSLEITPTMSGDDLRITVLLYQGEAPSEPAAEDAYRTMHLPVVVE, encoded by the coding sequence ATGAGCGACAGTCAATGGTGGTTCCTCGATTTGGCGGCGGTGATCGCGTTTACCGGCGCCCTCACATTCGGCATCGTTTCCGGAATCGACGGCGTGATACGAACCGCGATAGCACTCCCGATGGTTCTCTGTCTTCCCGGGTATGCGTTCGTCTCGATCCTGTTTCCGTCAGAACCGACCGACGAGTACCAGTCGTTCGATACACTGAAAACCGGACTCGAGACGCCGCGTCTGGTGAGCGGTGGACTCGAGTCGGTCGAACGGTTCGTCCTGTCGGTCGTCTTTAGTATCGCCCTCGTTCCGGCGGTCACCCTTTTCGCGTCCGTTACCCCTCGGGGTATCACTGCGGAAACGGTGCTCCTCGGGCTTGCGTCGCTGACCGTCGTGCTGTCGCTGCTCGCGATCGCGTCTCGCTACCGGTGTCCGGCGGAGCGACGGTTCGCACCATCGGTATCTGTGGGGTCGCTATTCTTCTCCCGGGAGCGACCGAACGTCTACGAGCGACTCAATCCGCGACCGTACAACGTCGCGATCGCCGTCGGGCTGGTGGTGCTGCTCGCGAGCGCCGGGTTCGCGGCCACCAACCCGCCACAGGGTGACGGCTTCACTGAGCTTTCGGTCGAAACCGAGAACGTCACGGGCGAGACCGACACGATGTACAACTCGACGTACACCGCCGGCCAGGCCGAAGACCTGCAGGTGACGATCACGAACCAGGAACACGCCGAACGCGACTACACGACGGTCGTCCTGCTCGAACGAGTCGAACAGGGGGACGGCGACGAGGCGAACGTCACGGAGCGCAACGAACTCGCCCGGGCGTCTGTGACGGTCGCCGACGGCGAGACGCGCAAGCAGTCACTCGAGATCACGCCGACGATGTCCGGCGACGATCTTCGGATCACGGTGTTGCTCTACCAGGGGGAGGCGCCGTCGGAGCCAGCGGCCGAGGACGCCTACCGAACGATGCATCTTCCGGTCGTGGTCGAATAG
- a CDS encoding glycosyltransferase family 39 protein has translation MGRNPVGRLSELRPFRLDTVAAIGGLLIALVLFPLRFFASQVYLNTVPVVLGTACILYLVYLYQRQQTTDDARLTLPSKVTMSLPTVVLLGLAAMVVLTVLEGARTVPFFVLASVVGALVVGQICFASDRDFNARLLLLQVVLFALVFRGTALYATPGFIGIDVWTHMGLTEQIVTEGRVGAISHDKHYASPFYHLLVTASSMLFDVSLRSALYLTLGVVMPISVLLVYAGGNLLVSKRWATLAAAVYALASHVSMWGLHLIPTSMGLVFFLAMLYALLRVMRIEYTTRDFVLLLLSSVAVILTHQVSTFIMLVLLLAAFVAQMVFEIGPLGLTRLDSSVFRTKKPVNLVGLVVFNVGLTIFVWSLTPYRQNSFLATVLSYFRQTVEESAGFLNIASGSSGGEEAGAAEAVTTLLDQVVPYVEELGFLFLLGATFVGCLYIVHRRRAEQSVFTLLLAAAFMLVFVMGFPMFGIHTFIPNRWFAFLYAPMAILGAIGLRTLDRGLAPALVVVVLLLFTLVYPGAMIVASESNIDNPVFEEHHEQLAYEESELAAVGSIGEMTGSPDGSEIRPDQRLYTDHPYQTLFGRTGAYPSTDTATVPDGGAADHDYVVYRTAAANEAVYFANADGAGRIEQATADRLCGPNQATVYTNGDVTMCTPSPATE, from the coding sequence ATGGGACGTAATCCGGTCGGGCGGCTCTCGGAGCTTCGACCGTTTCGACTCGACACCGTCGCGGCGATCGGTGGACTCCTGATCGCACTGGTGTTGTTCCCCTTGCGATTCTTCGCGTCGCAGGTCTATCTCAACACCGTCCCAGTGGTCCTCGGGACGGCGTGTATCCTGTACCTCGTCTATCTGTATCAACGACAGCAGACGACCGACGACGCCCGCCTGACGCTCCCGTCGAAGGTAACGATGTCGCTCCCGACGGTCGTCCTCCTCGGGCTCGCGGCGATGGTCGTCCTGACGGTCCTCGAGGGCGCTCGAACGGTCCCGTTTTTCGTCCTCGCGAGCGTCGTCGGGGCCCTCGTGGTCGGCCAGATCTGCTTCGCGAGCGACCGGGACTTCAACGCCCGACTGTTGTTGCTGCAAGTCGTCCTCTTCGCGCTCGTCTTCCGCGGGACCGCGCTCTACGCGACGCCTGGGTTCATCGGGATCGACGTCTGGACGCACATGGGGCTGACCGAACAGATCGTGACGGAGGGGCGCGTCGGCGCGATCTCCCACGATAAGCACTACGCCTCGCCGTTCTACCACCTGCTGGTCACCGCTTCGTCGATGCTGTTCGACGTGTCGCTGCGCTCCGCGCTGTACCTCACGCTCGGCGTCGTGATGCCGATCTCGGTCCTGCTCGTCTACGCCGGGGGGAACCTGCTCGTCTCGAAGCGGTGGGCGACGCTGGCGGCGGCGGTGTACGCGCTCGCCAGTCACGTGTCGATGTGGGGGCTCCACCTCATCCCGACGAGTATGGGGCTGGTCTTCTTCCTCGCGATGCTGTACGCGTTGCTCCGGGTGATGCGCATCGAGTACACGACCCGGGACTTCGTGCTGTTGCTCCTCTCGAGCGTCGCCGTGATCCTCACCCACCAGGTGTCGACATTCATCATGCTCGTGTTGCTGCTCGCGGCGTTCGTCGCCCAGATGGTCTTCGAGATCGGCCCGCTCGGGCTGACGCGACTCGACTCGAGCGTGTTCCGGACGAAGAAGCCGGTCAACCTCGTCGGCCTCGTCGTCTTCAACGTCGGGCTGACCATCTTCGTCTGGTCGCTGACGCCGTACCGCCAGAACTCGTTCCTCGCGACCGTGCTGAGCTACTTCCGCCAGACCGTCGAGGAGAGCGCCGGCTTCCTCAACATCGCGAGCGGTTCGAGCGGTGGCGAGGAGGCCGGGGCCGCAGAGGCGGTGACGACGCTGCTCGACCAAGTCGTCCCCTACGTCGAAGAGCTGGGCTTTCTCTTCCTGCTCGGGGCGACGTTCGTCGGCTGCCTGTACATCGTCCACCGGCGCCGGGCCGAGCAGTCGGTGTTCACGCTGCTGCTCGCGGCGGCGTTCATGCTGGTGTTCGTCATGGGGTTCCCGATGTTCGGGATCCACACGTTCATCCCGAACCGCTGGTTCGCGTTCCTCTACGCGCCGATGGCGATCCTCGGTGCGATCGGACTGCGAACGCTCGATCGGGGGCTCGCGCCCGCGCTGGTCGTCGTCGTCCTCCTGCTGTTCACGCTCGTCTACCCGGGCGCGATGATCGTGGCCTCGGAGAGCAACATCGACAATCCGGTCTTCGAGGAACACCACGAACAACTCGCCTACGAGGAGTCGGAGCTGGCCGCAGTCGGATCGATCGGCGAGATGACCGGTTCACCCGACGGCAGCGAGATCCGACCAGACCAGCGGCTGTACACCGACCATCCGTATCAGACGCTGTTCGGCCGGACCGGCGCCTATCCGTCGACGGACACCGCGACGGTCCCGGACGGCGGGGCCGCCGACCACGACTACGTGGTCTATCGGACGGCCGCCGCGAACGAGGCGGTCTACTTCGCTAACGCCGACGGAGCGGGCCGGATCGAGCAGGCCACTGCGGACCGGCTCTGTGGCCCGAACCAGGCCACGGTGTACACGAACGGCGACGTAACGATGTGTACGCCCTCGCCGGCCACCGAGTAG
- a CDS encoding glycosyltransferase family 4 protein, translating into MNVLQLVTSPRPFFDHQVSVLEERGVDCTVCTVPGADDAGGRSPADYARFYPAVLSEIRSGEYDLIHANYGLTTPFAFAQPTRPVVVSLWGTDLMSDHSWLRWLSRRAARAADATVVPSQPMSEALETDHHVIPFGVDTGQFRPIPQVEAREHVGWETDRPIALFPYDTERAVKDFPRARRLVERADADLELRPVCGVDYEEIPYYMNASDVLLVTSKRESGPMVVKEAAACNLPIVSTDVGFVRETIGDVTACVVSDDDDDLIAGLERVAAVRGRSDGRDVIDGLRLEALGDRLHEVYRRVLERPDRSGQPTGVGHGT; encoded by the coding sequence ATGAACGTACTCCAATTGGTCACCTCACCGCGGCCGTTTTTCGACCACCAGGTATCGGTCCTCGAGGAGCGCGGCGTCGACTGCACGGTCTGTACCGTCCCCGGAGCGGACGACGCCGGCGGCCGATCGCCGGCGGACTACGCCCGGTTCTATCCGGCCGTCCTCTCGGAGATCCGCTCGGGCGAGTACGATCTGATCCACGCGAACTACGGGCTCACGACGCCGTTCGCATTCGCCCAGCCGACTCGGCCCGTCGTGGTGAGTCTCTGGGGCACGGACCTGATGAGCGACCACTCGTGGCTCCGGTGGCTCAGTCGACGTGCGGCCCGCGCGGCCGACGCGACGGTCGTTCCGAGTCAGCCCATGTCCGAGGCGCTCGAGACCGACCACCACGTGATCCCCTTCGGCGTCGACACCGGGCAGTTCAGGCCGATTCCCCAGGTAGAGGCCCGAGAACACGTCGGCTGGGAGACCGACCGACCGATCGCGCTCTTCCCGTACGACACCGAGCGCGCGGTCAAGGACTTCCCGCGGGCGCGCCGACTCGTCGAACGGGCCGACGCCGACCTCGAGTTACGTCCGGTCTGTGGCGTCGACTACGAAGAGATTCCCTACTACATGAACGCCAGCGACGTCCTCCTCGTCACGTCGAAACGCGAGAGCGGACCGATGGTCGTCAAAGAGGCTGCCGCGTGTAACCTGCCGATCGTCTCGACCGACGTCGGTTTCGTCCGCGAGACGATCGGCGATGTAACCGCCTGCGTCGTCAGCGACGACGACGACGACCTGATCGCCGGCCTCGAGCGGGTCGCCGCCGTTCGCGGGCGGTCCGACGGCCGCGACGTCATCGACGGACTGCGCCTCGAGGCGCTGGGAGACCGCCTCCACGAAGTGTACCGACGCGTCCTCGAGCGCCCCGACCGCTCGGGGCAGCCTACGGGGGTGGGCCATGGGACGTAA
- a CDS encoding DUF354 domain-containing protein: MTARSHPTSTGTKRVVVTIQHPGHVHFFRHPIAELRSRGHEVHVFARESDVAIDLLEAYDIDHEVLAGASDSLVSLAAVQATYEAKLLARARRIDPDVITAIGGVAAAHVAAALRTTSVVFYDTEHATLITKLAYPFADVICTPSCYRGEIGSKQVRYPGYHELAYLHPDRFEPDPTVLESVGLSPDDRFAVVRLSSWEASHDVGHGGFDDPREVVDRLEDAGVEVLLSAEGEPPAELAGYAFETAPERLHDLLAHADIVLSEGATTAAEAAVLGTPSVYVNPLSLGYTTELDAEYGLLFEYTGERRHVRGLERAVSVLEEPSETWTQRHQQLLSERIDVTDLVVEQLETHARTPEPDRSTATTNPTEP; the protein is encoded by the coding sequence ATGACGGCACGCTCCCACCCGACCTCGACGGGAACGAAGCGAGTCGTCGTGACGATCCAGCATCCGGGTCACGTCCACTTCTTTCGCCACCCCATCGCGGAGCTTCGGTCCCGCGGCCACGAGGTCCACGTCTTCGCCCGCGAGAGCGACGTGGCGATCGACCTCCTCGAGGCCTACGACATCGACCACGAGGTGCTCGCCGGCGCGTCCGACTCGCTGGTCTCGCTGGCCGCAGTTCAGGCGACCTACGAGGCGAAGCTGCTGGCCCGGGCCCGTCGGATCGATCCGGACGTCATCACGGCGATCGGCGGCGTCGCCGCCGCCCACGTCGCCGCAGCGTTGCGGACGACGAGCGTCGTCTTTTACGACACCGAACACGCGACGCTCATCACGAAGCTCGCCTACCCGTTCGCGGACGTGATCTGCACGCCGTCGTGCTATCGGGGGGAGATCGGTTCGAAACAGGTACGCTATCCGGGCTACCACGAACTCGCCTACCTCCACCCCGACCGATTCGAGCCGGATCCGACCGTCCTCGAGTCGGTCGGGCTCTCGCCGGACGACCGATTCGCCGTCGTTCGACTCAGTAGCTGGGAAGCCTCCCACGACGTCGGCCACGGCGGGTTCGACGACCCCCGCGAGGTCGTCGACCGGCTCGAGGACGCCGGCGTCGAGGTCCTGCTCTCGGCCGAGGGCGAACCGCCCGCGGAGCTCGCGGGCTACGCCTTCGAGACGGCGCCCGAGCGACTCCACGACCTGCTCGCGCACGCCGATATCGTCCTGAGCGAGGGCGCGACGACCGCAGCGGAAGCCGCGGTCCTCGGCACGCCGTCGGTCTACGTCAACCCGCTCTCGCTGGGGTACACGACGGAGCTCGACGCGGAGTACGGTCTCCTGTTCGAGTACACCGGCGAACGGCGACACGTCCGCGGACTCGAGCGGGCCGTGTCGGTCCTCGAGGAGCCGTCCGAAACGTGGACGCAACGCCATCAGCAGTTGCTGTCGGAACGGATCGACGTGACCGACCTCGTCGTCGAACAGCTAGAAACGCACGCGCGAACGCCCGAACCGGATCGCTCGACCGCCACGACGAATCCGACCGAACCATGA
- a CDS encoding nucleotide sugar dehydrogenase codes for MTTTLSDTKNRADERHSEYAFQSDSEEHADEQSGQTATICVVGLGYVGLPLAVGFAQSDYRVIGYDVDESTVDRLQSGVDTTGDLSDEAVQNDDISYTTDASQIGDADYVIIAVPTPIDEDDRPDLNYVESAATTVGSKMKPGTTVILESTVYPGTTREVLVPALEDASDLTAGEGFFVGYSPERATPGDEEHGLADVVKVVGAQDEKVLEDVAALYESVVDAGVHRAPSIEVAEASKVVENTQRDLNIAFVNELSMALERMDVDTQAVLEAAGTKWNFHDYRPGLVGGHCIPVDPYFLAHRSAREGFEPELVRTSRTVNESVPDHVAELTIKALNNCHKTLRDSRVLVLGLSYKSGVGDIRSSKVADVVERLAEYDIDIAGFDPFADDETVEDAFELDVQERLSFEGFDAVVVATPHAEFEQLDLEAVASELAEDPALVDVTGTFDEDAACEAGFVYRRL; via the coding sequence ATGACTACGACACTGAGCGACACGAAGAACCGAGCGGACGAACGGCACAGCGAGTACGCCTTCCAGTCGGACAGCGAGGAACACGCCGACGAACAGTCCGGCCAGACAGCGACGATCTGCGTCGTCGGCCTCGGCTACGTCGGGCTTCCGCTCGCGGTCGGTTTCGCGCAGTCGGACTACCGCGTTATCGGCTACGACGTCGACGAGTCGACGGTCGACCGGCTGCAGTCCGGCGTCGATACGACCGGCGACCTTTCGGACGAGGCGGTTCAGAACGACGATATCTCCTACACGACCGATGCCAGCCAGATCGGTGACGCGGATTACGTCATCATCGCCGTCCCGACGCCCATCGACGAGGACGACCGGCCGGACCTGAACTACGTCGAGAGCGCCGCGACCACCGTCGGCTCGAAGATGAAACCCGGGACGACGGTGATCCTCGAGTCGACTGTCTACCCGGGGACGACGCGCGAGGTTCTCGTTCCTGCACTCGAGGACGCCTCGGATCTCACCGCGGGCGAGGGGTTCTTCGTCGGCTACTCGCCGGAGCGCGCGACGCCCGGCGACGAGGAACACGGTCTCGCGGACGTCGTCAAGGTCGTCGGCGCCCAGGACGAGAAGGTCCTCGAGGACGTGGCGGCCCTCTACGAGTCGGTCGTCGACGCGGGCGTCCACCGCGCGCCGTCGATCGAGGTCGCCGAGGCCAGCAAGGTCGTCGAGAACACCCAGCGAGACCTCAACATCGCCTTCGTTAACGAGCTCTCGATGGCCCTAGAGCGGATGGACGTCGACACCCAGGCGGTCCTCGAGGCCGCGGGCACGAAGTGGAACTTCCACGACTATCGGCCGGGGCTGGTCGGCGGTCACTGCATTCCGGTCGACCCGTACTTCCTGGCCCATCGATCGGCTCGCGAAGGGTTCGAGCCCGAACTCGTGCGCACGAGTCGAACGGTCAACGAGTCGGTCCCCGACCACGTCGCCGAGCTGACGATCAAGGCGCTGAACAACTGCCACAAGACGCTTCGAGACAGTCGCGTCCTCGTTCTTGGACTGTCGTACAAGTCCGGCGTCGGCGACATCCGGAGCTCGAAGGTCGCGGACGTCGTCGAGCGCCTCGCGGAGTACGATATCGACATCGCGGGCTTCGATCCGTTCGCGGACGACGAGACGGTCGAAGACGCGTTCGAACTGGACGTCCAAGAACGCCTCTCGTTCGAGGGATTCGACGCCGTCGTGGTCGCGACACCCCACGCGGAGTTCGAGCAACTCGATCTCGAGGCGGTAGCCTCCGAACTCGCCGAGGACCCGGCGCTGGTCGACGTGACCGGAACGTTCGACGAAGACGCGGCCTGCGAAGCGGGGTTCGTCTACCGACGGTTATGA
- a CDS encoding helix-turn-helix transcriptional regulator — translation MVSLPQIGAFVPLASMHAPVRIDAIRTPEHGLDTRAIVSTLVGDSDVLSSGTSLLGRTSALEMALITVLFLLVSGLVAIRVAEGLSDRDVSLPTLQSRPAIADGSSESDQRRGTDRSPTDDHQSFDRYIAPDTPSVLLSDEGEVVRLLVANDGRLRQHRIADETDWSKSKVSRLCSQLDADGIIEKVSVGRENVITLSDPAIDDSTETDDVENPVA, via the coding sequence ATGGTCTCACTGCCCCAGATCGGAGCTTTCGTCCCGCTCGCGTCGATGCACGCACCAGTTCGGATCGATGCGATCCGCACGCCGGAGCACGGACTCGACACGCGTGCGATCGTCTCGACTCTCGTCGGCGATAGCGATGTGCTCTCGTCCGGGACGTCACTCCTGGGGCGGACGTCGGCCCTAGAAATGGCCCTGATCACGGTGCTGTTCCTGCTGGTCAGTGGCCTCGTTGCGATTCGCGTCGCCGAGGGGTTGTCTGACCGAGACGTCAGCCTCCCCACGCTTCAGTCGCGACCAGCGATCGCAGACGGGTCGTCAGAATCGGACCAGCGGCGAGGAACGGACCGCTCGCCAACCGACGATCACCAGTCGTTCGATCGGTATATCGCACCTGACACACCATCCGTACTGCTGAGCGACGAGGGGGAGGTCGTCCGCCTGCTCGTCGCCAACGACGGTCGGCTCCGACAGCACCGGATCGCCGACGAAACTGACTGGTCGAAGTCGAAGGTCAGTCGACTCTGCTCCCAGCTCGACGCCGACGGGATCATCGAGAAAGTGTCGGTCGGACGAGAGAACGTTATTACCCTGTCCGATCCGGCGATCGACGACTCGACCGAGACGGACGACGTCGAGAACCCTGTGGCATAG